In Meiothermus ruber DSM 1279, the following proteins share a genomic window:
- the leuD gene encoding 3-isopropylmalate dehydratase small subunit — protein MALEPIKQVQGRAVHVPGNDIDTDRITPARYLKVVTFDGLGEALFYDERFNPDGSEKPHPLNDPRFKGASIMLVGANFGCGSSREHSPQAIYRAGFRALVGESFAEIFFGNATALSMPCVTASKADIERLAQAIEQDPSLLVTVDVERLEVRYADTAFKVNLPATAQKALVEGRWDPIADLLEAGELIEQAAARLPKATRQ, from the coding sequence ATGGCTTTAGAACCAATCAAGCAGGTGCAGGGCCGGGCTGTGCACGTTCCCGGCAACGACATTGATACCGACCGCATCACGCCGGCGCGCTACCTGAAGGTGGTCACCTTTGACGGGCTGGGCGAGGCCCTTTTCTACGACGAGCGCTTCAACCCCGACGGCTCTGAAAAGCCGCACCCCCTGAACGATCCCCGCTTCAAAGGGGCCAGCATTATGCTGGTAGGGGCCAATTTCGGCTGTGGCAGCAGCCGCGAGCACTCGCCCCAGGCCATCTACCGCGCCGGTTTCCGGGCGCTGGTGGGGGAGAGTTTTGCCGAGATTTTCTTTGGCAACGCCACCGCCCTCTCCATGCCCTGCGTGACCGCTTCCAAGGCCGATATCGAGCGGCTGGCCCAGGCCATTGAGCAAGACCCCAGCCTGCTGGTGACGGTGGATGTGGAAAGGCTCGAGGTACGCTACGCAGACACCGCTTTTAAGGTAAACCTGCCCGCCACCGCGCAAAAAGCCCTGGTGGAAGGCCGCTGGGATCCCATTGCCGACTTACTGGAAGCGGGCGAGCTGATCGAGCAGGCCGCGGCCCGGCTGCCCAAGGCCACCCGCCAGTAG
- a CDS encoding RNA methyltransferase: MDWLENIRIVLVGSQEPMNIGAAARAMQNFGISDLWLVAPEPRVREDLARHPGGSLAYRLAVHAEDVLDRMRVVDTLPEAVADARLVVGTTVREREIYTGPVVGPRPMALRVAQVAPRGRVAVVFGRETSGLTTDEIDLSQLIVRIPTSPRQPSLNLAQAVLLLCYEIFGVAQAPPPPEPLQLASQAALQQLFDDLKEYILRIGFTDEKRLPYAVRRFRRLLHKARLTPGEVQLLRGFLHQSRWYAQHGRRKTDPQE; this comes from the coding sequence ATGGATTGGCTCGAGAACATCCGCATCGTGCTGGTAGGCAGCCAGGAACCTATGAACATCGGGGCTGCAGCCCGCGCCATGCAGAACTTTGGCATTTCAGATCTGTGGCTGGTGGCGCCCGAGCCGCGGGTGCGCGAGGACTTGGCCCGGCACCCTGGGGGTTCGCTGGCCTACCGCCTGGCGGTGCACGCTGAGGACGTGCTGGACAGGATGAGGGTGGTGGACACCCTGCCCGAGGCCGTGGCCGATGCCCGGCTGGTGGTGGGCACCACGGTGCGCGAGCGGGAGATTTACACCGGGCCGGTGGTGGGGCCCCGGCCGATGGCCCTGCGGGTTGCCCAGGTGGCCCCACGGGGCCGGGTGGCGGTGGTGTTTGGGCGCGAGACCTCGGGCCTGACCACCGATGAAATTGACCTGTCCCAGCTTATTGTGCGCATCCCCACCTCGCCTAGGCAGCCCAGCCTGAACCTGGCCCAGGCGGTGCTGCTCCTGTGCTACGAAATTTTCGGGGTCGCCCAGGCCCCCCCTCCACCCGAACCGCTTCAGCTTGCCAGCCAGGCGGCCTTGCAGCAACTTTTTGACGATCTGAAGGAGTACATCCTACGCATCGGCTTCACCGACGAAAAACGGTTGCCTTATGCCGTTCGGCGCTTTAGGCGGCTCTTGCACAAGGCCCGTCTGACCCCCGGCGAGGTGCAGCTTTTGCGGGGTTTCCTGCACCAAAGCCGCTGGTATGCCCAGCACGGCAGGCGCAAGACCGACCCACAGGAATAG
- a CDS encoding SDR family NAD(P)-dependent oxidoreductase: MKLKGQTFIVTGASRGIGEALALELARAGAHLVIGARNQKALEFVRDEVQGLGVRCLVVAGSVASAAVAEAMVKAALEIGNFVGFIHNAGVLNAGPLAYELIEAQYDEIMDSNVKGGYQLARFAYPHLIRQPGSVAVFLGSGVAEHNIPGMGIYAIAKAAEEHLVRQLAVEAPEVTCFTFRPGIVETEMQRQLREAQGSASETLRPLFRGYQSQGRVLTPEQSARALVRLLEGDPRRFHGKIATVADGS; this comes from the coding sequence ATGAAACTGAAAGGACAGACCTTCATCGTCACCGGGGCCAGTCGGGGCATTGGCGAGGCCCTGGCCCTGGAACTGGCCCGCGCCGGGGCCCACCTGGTGATCGGGGCCCGCAACCAGAAGGCCCTCGAGTTCGTGCGCGACGAGGTGCAGGGCCTGGGCGTGCGCTGCTTGGTGGTGGCCGGTAGCGTAGCCAGCGCCGCGGTGGCCGAGGCGATGGTCAAGGCCGCGCTCGAGATCGGAAACTTTGTGGGCTTTATCCACAACGCCGGTGTGCTCAACGCTGGCCCGCTGGCCTACGAACTGATCGAGGCCCAGTACGACGAGATCATGGACTCCAACGTTAAGGGCGGCTACCAGCTAGCCCGCTTTGCCTACCCCCATCTGATCCGCCAGCCGGGCAGCGTGGCGGTGTTTCTGGGCTCGGGGGTGGCCGAGCACAACATCCCTGGCATGGGCATCTATGCCATCGCCAAGGCGGCAGAAGAGCACCTGGTGCGGCAGCTTGCGGTGGAGGCCCCCGAGGTTACCTGCTTCACCTTCCGACCGGGCATCGTGGAGACTGAGATGCAGCGCCAGCTACGGGAGGCCCAGGGGAGCGCCAGTGAGACCCTGCGGCCCCTGTTCCGGGGCTACCAGAGCCAGGGTCGGGTGCTCACCCCCGAGCAGTCGGCCAGGGCCCTGGTGCGCCTCCTCGAGGGCGATCCCCGGCGTTTCCACGGTAAGATAGCAACGGTTGCAGACGGCTCATAA
- a CDS encoding FAD-dependent oxidoreductase: protein MKTQAEIVVLGAGIAGLCAARVLHEAGKEVLVLARELGEASRVPDALLNPVRGKRGTVAPEAEEALEALWDFYPRFGAVRQGILRPVPQSDKPVWQQKLQGRRIPHLWLEEGLYLENAGWLETTPLLHRLAEGLNIQYASVERLESGVAWLEGGRRISGKVLVYAGGASGAHLVGLGGRFTPGSVLRTQQHFQQARSYGVYVAGHSLGGSYLPHQDRYAPHQTQPHEVEWLLAEAQKLLGYRPAFSASWAGVRYRLDSHYLKEIPGGFALTGFGSAAYFYAPLYAWRLLKRLTGQS from the coding sequence GTGAAAACCCAGGCTGAAATCGTGGTACTCGGGGCCGGCATCGCCGGGTTGTGTGCGGCCCGGGTGCTGCACGAGGCTGGCAAGGAGGTGCTGGTGTTGGCCCGCGAACTCGGCGAGGCCAGCCGGGTGCCGGACGCCCTGCTGAATCCGGTGCGGGGCAAGCGCGGGACGGTGGCACCCGAGGCCGAGGAGGCCCTGGAAGCCCTGTGGGATTTCTATCCCCGGTTTGGGGCAGTGCGACAGGGCATCCTGCGGCCCGTGCCCCAAAGCGATAAGCCGGTCTGGCAGCAAAAGCTACAGGGCCGCCGGATTCCACACCTGTGGCTCGAGGAAGGTTTGTACCTGGAAAACGCGGGGTGGCTGGAGACCACCCCCCTGCTGCACCGCCTGGCCGAGGGGCTGAATATCCAGTACGCCAGCGTGGAACGACTTGAATCGGGTGTAGCGTGGCTCGAGGGCGGACGCAGGATATCGGGCAAGGTGCTGGTCTACGCCGGCGGGGCCAGTGGCGCACACCTGGTGGGACTGGGCGGGCGCTTCACCCCCGGCTCGGTGCTGCGAACCCAGCAACACTTCCAGCAGGCCCGCTCGTACGGGGTGTATGTGGCCGGGCATAGCCTGGGGGGGAGCTACCTGCCCCACCAGGACAGGTATGCCCCCCACCAGACCCAGCCGCACGAGGTGGAGTGGCTGCTGGCCGAAGCGCAAAAGCTGCTGGGCTACCGGCCCGCGTTCAGTGCGTCCTGGGCCGGGGTGCGCTACCGGCTGGACAGCCACTACCTCAAGGAGATTCCGGGCGGCTTCGCCCTCACCGGCTTTGGCTCGGCGGCGTATTTTTATGCACCTCTGTATGCCTGGCGCCTTCTCAAACGTCTCACCGGCCAATCCTGA
- a CDS encoding phosphotransferase family protein, which translates to MSLARLGQGREAEVFAWADGYVLKLFWPEFSRADAELEAQLTQQVWLLGVPSPRVEDVLEVEGRWGLVLEWIQGVSLTDYIQSNPERLRFAAQTLGALHRQLHQKAAGHLPSQREHLIQRIQACRLPENLRAVLLQHMERLPDGTALCHGDFHPENVLVSAKGPFVVDWPNATRGNPLADIARTTLLILHSEFPQDLPAREEILRQRQMFYQTYLEHYQTFSGLDMAQLQAWMPIVAAARLRENIPGEEPRLMQLIQEGLQAYGTSA; encoded by the coding sequence ATGTCGCTCGCACGGCTGGGACAGGGGCGCGAGGCCGAGGTGTTTGCCTGGGCCGACGGCTATGTGCTTAAGCTGTTCTGGCCGGAGTTCTCCCGGGCCGACGCTGAGCTCGAGGCCCAGCTCACCCAGCAGGTCTGGCTGCTGGGGGTGCCTTCACCCAGGGTGGAGGACGTGCTCGAGGTCGAGGGGCGCTGGGGGCTGGTGCTCGAATGGATCCAGGGTGTGTCGCTTACCGACTACATCCAGTCCAACCCCGAGCGTTTGCGTTTCGCCGCCCAGACACTGGGGGCCCTGCACCGCCAGCTCCATCAGAAAGCCGCCGGACACCTACCCTCCCAGCGAGAACACCTTATCCAGCGCATCCAGGCCTGCCGGCTTCCGGAAAACCTGCGGGCTGTTTTGTTGCAACACATGGAGCGCCTACCCGATGGAACCGCCCTGTGTCACGGCGATTTTCACCCCGAGAATGTGCTGGTAAGCGCAAAGGGCCCGTTTGTGGTGGACTGGCCCAATGCCACGCGGGGCAACCCCCTGGCCGACATTGCCCGTACCACCCTGCTGATCTTGCACAGCGAGTTTCCGCAAGACCTGCCCGCGCGCGAGGAAATTTTGCGCCAGCGCCAGATGTTTTACCAAACCTACCTCGAGCACTACCAGACCTTCTCGGGCCTGGATATGGCCCAGCTCCAGGCCTGGATGCCCATCGTGGCTGCGGCCCGCCTGCGGGAGAATATCCCCGGTGAGGAACCCAGGTTGATGCAGCTCATCCAGGAAGGTTTGCAGGCATACGGCACCTCGGCCTGA
- a CDS encoding thymidylate synthase, whose translation MQQYHDLMRHVLEHGVDKSDRTGVGTRSVFGYQMRFDLRQGFPLVTTKKVHWKSVVYELLWFLRGETNIGFLRENGVTIWDEWADEAGELGPVYGKQWRSWAGPDGQTIDQLAWVLEEIRRNPDSRRLVVSAWNVADLPQMALAPCHILFQFYVAQGRLSCQLYQRSADIFLGVPFNIASYALLTHMVAQVTGLEPGELIHTLGDAHLYRNHFEQARLQLSREPRPLPTLRLNPAVKDLFAFTYDDIELLNYNPHPRIPAPVAV comes from the coding sequence ATGCAGCAGTACCACGACCTGATGCGCCATGTGCTCGAGCACGGGGTAGATAAGTCCGACCGCACCGGCGTGGGCACCCGCTCGGTTTTTGGCTATCAGATGCGCTTCGACCTGCGCCAGGGTTTTCCGCTGGTAACCACCAAAAAAGTCCACTGGAAAAGCGTGGTCTACGAGCTTTTGTGGTTCTTGCGGGGCGAGACCAACATCGGCTTTTTACGGGAAAACGGGGTCACCATCTGGGATGAGTGGGCCGACGAGGCGGGCGAGCTGGGGCCGGTGTACGGCAAGCAGTGGCGGAGCTGGGCCGGCCCGGACGGCCAGACCATCGACCAACTGGCCTGGGTGTTGGAAGAGATTCGGCGCAACCCCGACTCCCGCCGCTTGGTGGTGAGCGCCTGGAACGTGGCCGACCTGCCCCAGATGGCCCTGGCCCCCTGCCACATCCTGTTCCAGTTCTATGTGGCCCAGGGGCGGCTTTCCTGCCAGCTTTATCAGCGCAGCGCCGACATCTTTCTGGGGGTGCCCTTCAACATCGCCTCCTACGCCCTGCTGACGCACATGGTAGCCCAGGTCACAGGCCTGGAGCCGGGCGAGTTGATCCACACCCTGGGCGATGCGCATCTGTATCGGAACCACTTCGAGCAGGCCCGCTTGCAGCTTTCCCGCGAGCCCCGGCCCCTGCCCACGCTGCGCCTCAACCCCGCTGTGAAGGATTTGTTTGCCTTCACCTACGACGACATCGAGCTGCTAAACTATAATCCCCATCCCCGCATCCCCGCCCCGGTGGCGGTCTAG
- the miaB gene encoding tRNA (N6-isopentenyl adenosine(37)-C2)-methylthiotransferase MiaB, with protein MKTNIITYGCQMNEYDTHLVRSELVSLGAEFVDHWREADFVLVNTCAVRGKPVEKVRSLLGELRKEKEKRPLLVGMMGCLAQLEEGQQMARKFEVDVLLGPGALTEIGKALEAKSRFWDLSFREELTHHLPPAPQGALSAFVSIIRGCNHHCTYCIVPTTRGPEVSRHPDLILREVEQLKAAGVLEVTLLGQNVNSYGKDQPGFPSFAELLRLVAQVGIPRIKFTTSHPVNFTDDVIAAMAETPQICRYIHLPVQSGSNRVLRRMGREYRREWYLDRIRAIREAMPDVVLSTDIIVGFPGETEEDFQATLSLYDEVRYDSAYMFIYSPRPGTPSYKHFQDLPREVKVERLQRLIEKQKEWSYRQNQRWVGQTVEVLVRGAAKDDSFVEGHTRGNHPTLLPAAQAPRPGLYQAVIQQATPHMLLGEVVGAQEPATIPLMMA; from the coding sequence ATGAAAACAAACATCATCACCTATGGCTGCCAGATGAACGAGTACGACACCCACCTCGTGCGAAGCGAGCTGGTGTCGCTCGGTGCAGAGTTCGTGGATCACTGGCGGGAAGCCGACTTCGTGCTGGTCAACACCTGCGCGGTGCGGGGCAAGCCCGTGGAGAAGGTGCGCTCGCTTTTGGGCGAGCTGCGCAAGGAAAAGGAAAAGCGCCCCCTCCTGGTGGGCATGATGGGCTGCCTGGCCCAGCTCGAGGAGGGCCAGCAGATGGCCCGTAAGTTCGAGGTGGATGTGCTCCTGGGGCCGGGGGCGCTCACCGAGATTGGCAAGGCCCTCGAGGCCAAAAGCCGCTTCTGGGATCTGAGCTTCCGCGAAGAGCTCACCCACCACCTGCCCCCCGCCCCCCAGGGGGCCCTATCGGCCTTTGTGAGCATCATCCGGGGCTGCAACCACCACTGCACCTACTGCATCGTGCCCACCACCCGTGGCCCCGAGGTAAGCCGCCACCCCGACCTGATCCTGCGCGAGGTGGAGCAGCTCAAGGCCGCGGGGGTGCTCGAGGTCACCCTGCTGGGCCAGAACGTCAACTCCTACGGCAAAGACCAGCCGGGCTTCCCCAGCTTCGCCGAGCTGCTGCGCCTGGTCGCCCAGGTGGGGATTCCCCGCATCAAGTTCACCACCAGCCACCCGGTCAACTTCACCGACGACGTGATCGCCGCCATGGCCGAGACCCCCCAGATCTGCCGCTACATCCACCTGCCGGTGCAGTCCGGCTCCAACCGGGTGCTGCGCCGCATGGGGCGGGAGTACCGGCGGGAATGGTACCTGGATCGCATCCGGGCCATCCGCGAGGCCATGCCGGACGTGGTGCTCTCCACCGACATCATCGTGGGCTTCCCCGGCGAGACCGAGGAAGATTTCCAGGCCACCCTCTCGCTCTACGACGAGGTGCGCTACGACAGCGCCTACATGTTCATCTACTCCCCGCGCCCCGGCACCCCCAGCTACAAGCACTTCCAGGATCTGCCGCGCGAAGTTAAGGTCGAACGGCTCCAGCGCCTGATTGAGAAGCAAAAAGAGTGGAGCTACCGGCAAAACCAGCGCTGGGTAGGCCAGACCGTCGAGGTGCTGGTGCGCGGTGCCGCCAAGGACGACAGCTTCGTGGAGGGCCACACCCGCGGCAACCACCCCACCCTGCTGCCCGCGGCCCAGGCCCCCCGCCCCGGCCTGTACCAGGCGGTCATCCAGCAGGCCACCCCCCACATGCTTCTGGGCGAGGTGGTGGGGGCGCAGGAGCCGGCCACGATTCCGCTGATGATGGCGTGA
- the leuC gene encoding 3-isopropylmalate dehydratase large subunit yields MGKSLYEKVWESHAIRTLPNGQTQLFIDTHLIHEVTSPQAFGMLRDLGLKVRFPDRTFATVDHIVPTHSLLEPFEDPQADEMIRQLRKNVQDFGITFFDVTSGLQGIVHVIGPENGITQPGMTIACGDSHTSTHGAFGAIAFGIGTTQVRDVLATQTMAVSKLKVRRINVEGRLQPGVYAKDVILHIIKVLGVNGGIGYAYEYGGSVFDNFSMEERMTVCNMSIEGGARIGYVNPDQTTFDYLKGRPYAPKGEEWEKAVARWKALASDPDAHYDDVVNIRAEDIAPTVTWGINPGQGCAITDRVPDPALYPEAERPALEEALKHMKLKPGQPIKGVKVDVAFLGSCTNGRISDFREAAKYLKGRKVAPGVRAIAVPGSQQVAKQCEEEGIAEIFRQAGFEWRGAGCSMCLAMNPDKLVGDELCASSSNRNFKGRQGSATGRTVLMSPVMVVAAAVTGRISDAREVFGVEALVGA; encoded by the coding sequence ATGGGCAAAAGTTTGTACGAGAAAGTCTGGGAGAGCCACGCCATCCGAACCCTGCCCAACGGGCAGACCCAGTTGTTCATCGATACCCACCTGATCCACGAGGTCACCAGCCCCCAGGCCTTCGGCATGCTGCGCGACCTGGGCCTCAAGGTGCGCTTTCCTGATCGCACCTTCGCCACCGTGGATCACATCGTCCCCACCCACTCCCTGCTCGAGCCCTTCGAAGACCCCCAGGCCGACGAGATGATCCGGCAACTGCGCAAGAACGTGCAGGACTTCGGGATTACCTTTTTCGACGTGACCTCGGGGCTTCAGGGCATCGTGCACGTGATTGGCCCCGAGAATGGCATCACCCAGCCCGGCATGACCATCGCCTGCGGCGACTCCCACACCTCGACCCACGGGGCGTTCGGGGCCATCGCCTTCGGGATTGGCACCACCCAGGTGCGCGATGTGCTGGCCACCCAGACCATGGCCGTCAGCAAGCTCAAGGTGCGCCGCATCAACGTAGAGGGTAGGTTGCAGCCGGGGGTCTATGCCAAAGACGTCATCCTGCACATTATCAAGGTGCTGGGGGTCAACGGCGGCATCGGCTACGCCTACGAGTACGGCGGCAGCGTCTTCGACAACTTCAGCATGGAAGAGCGCATGACCGTCTGCAACATGAGCATCGAGGGCGGGGCCCGCATCGGCTACGTCAACCCCGACCAGACCACCTTCGACTACCTCAAGGGCCGCCCCTACGCCCCCAAGGGCGAGGAGTGGGAAAAAGCCGTGGCCCGCTGGAAGGCCCTGGCCTCCGACCCCGACGCCCACTACGACGACGTGGTGAACATCCGGGCCGAGGACATCGCCCCCACCGTGACCTGGGGTATCAACCCCGGCCAGGGCTGCGCCATCACCGACCGGGTGCCCGACCCGGCCCTCTACCCCGAGGCCGAGCGGCCCGCGCTGGAAGAGGCCCTCAAGCACATGAAGCTGAAGCCCGGCCAGCCCATCAAGGGCGTTAAGGTAGATGTGGCCTTTTTGGGAAGCTGCACCAACGGGCGCATCTCCGACTTCCGCGAGGCTGCTAAGTACCTCAAAGGCCGCAAGGTGGCCCCGGGGGTGCGGGCCATTGCAGTACCGGGCTCGCAGCAGGTGGCTAAGCAGTGCGAGGAGGAGGGCATCGCCGAGATCTTCCGCCAGGCCGGATTCGAGTGGCGCGGGGCGGGCTGCTCGATGTGCCTGGCTATGAACCCCGACAAGCTGGTGGGGGACGAGCTGTGCGCCAGCAGCTCCAACCGCAACTTCAAGGGCCGCCAGGGCAGCGCCACGGGCCGCACCGTGTTGATGTCGCCGGTGATGGTGGTGGCGGCGGCGGTGACCGGCCGGATCAGCGACGCGCGGGAAGTGTTTGGGGTTGAGGCCCTGGTAGGGGCCTAG
- the ilvD gene encoding dihydroxy-acid dehydratase produces the protein MRSDIIKKGPQQAPARAMLRAVGIGDEEFKIPWVGIVNTWTEGMPCNFHLRDLAADLKIGAREAGFQTFEFGAPAISDGISMGTVGMRASLVSREVIADSIELIAQGYLYDGMVALVACDKTNPGAMMGVIRANVPSLVLYGGSIAPGLLRGKKQTVVSVFEAVGQYAAGQITEEELAEIERTAIPGPGACGGQYTANTMAMILEVMGFSPIGYNAIPAVAPEKKEAGRRAMRILAEAIQAGRTPKSFLTKKSFTNAITAVAATGGSTNAVLHLLAIAREAGIKLTLEEFDKISRKTPVIADMRPWGQYTAWELWEAGGIPLVIRRLIEGGLIDGDQMTVSGKTLWQEVKNARETKGQQVVTSVKKPFKPEGGLRVLKGSLAPDGAVLKLAGTETKVHRGPARVFDGEQSAMKAVLKKQIKPGDVVVIRYEGPKGAPGMPEMLSVTSALVGEGLGPYVALVTDGRFSGGTKGLMIGHVAPEAQVGGPIALVEEGDIISIDCDRGILNLEVSEKELARRAKAWKPPKPHYKSGLFARYAALVSSAREGAVLLKPE, from the coding sequence ATGCGTTCGGACATCATCAAAAAAGGCCCTCAACAAGCCCCCGCCCGGGCTATGCTGCGCGCGGTGGGCATCGGCGACGAAGAGTTCAAGATTCCCTGGGTGGGCATCGTGAACACCTGGACCGAGGGGATGCCCTGCAACTTTCACCTGCGCGACCTGGCCGCCGACCTGAAGATTGGGGCCAGGGAGGCTGGCTTCCAGACCTTTGAGTTTGGGGCCCCGGCCATCTCCGACGGCATCAGCATGGGCACGGTGGGTATGCGGGCCTCGCTGGTGAGCCGCGAGGTGATCGCCGACTCGATTGAACTGATTGCCCAGGGCTACCTCTACGACGGCATGGTGGCCCTGGTGGCCTGCGACAAGACCAACCCTGGGGCCATGATGGGGGTGATCCGGGCCAACGTGCCCAGCCTGGTGCTGTACGGCGGCTCCATTGCCCCCGGCCTCCTGCGCGGCAAAAAGCAGACCGTGGTCTCGGTCTTTGAGGCGGTGGGGCAGTACGCGGCCGGCCAGATTACCGAGGAAGAGCTGGCCGAGATCGAGCGCACCGCCATTCCCGGCCCCGGTGCTTGCGGCGGGCAGTACACCGCCAACACCATGGCCATGATCCTCGAGGTGATGGGCTTCTCGCCCATCGGCTACAACGCCATCCCGGCCGTCGCCCCCGAGAAAAAAGAGGCCGGGCGGCGGGCCATGCGCATCCTGGCCGAGGCCATCCAGGCGGGCCGCACCCCCAAGAGCTTCCTGACCAAAAAGAGCTTCACCAATGCGATTACCGCGGTGGCGGCCACCGGCGGCTCGACCAATGCGGTGCTGCACCTGCTGGCCATCGCCAGGGAGGCCGGGATTAAACTGACGCTCGAGGAGTTCGATAAAATCTCGCGTAAAACCCCGGTGATTGCCGATATGCGCCCCTGGGGTCAGTACACCGCCTGGGAGCTCTGGGAGGCTGGGGGCATCCCGCTGGTGATTCGCCGCCTGATTGAAGGCGGCCTGATTGACGGCGACCAGATGACCGTGAGCGGGAAAACCCTCTGGCAGGAGGTTAAAAACGCCAGAGAGACCAAGGGCCAGCAGGTGGTTACCAGCGTCAAAAAACCCTTCAAACCCGAAGGGGGCCTGCGGGTGCTCAAGGGTTCGCTGGCCCCGGACGGCGCGGTGCTCAAGCTGGCCGGCACCGAGACCAAGGTACACCGGGGGCCGGCCCGGGTTTTCGACGGCGAACAGAGCGCCATGAAGGCCGTCCTCAAAAAACAGATCAAGCCCGGTGATGTGGTGGTGATCCGCTACGAAGGCCCCAAGGGGGCCCCCGGGATGCCCGAGATGCTCTCGGTGACCTCGGCCCTGGTGGGCGAGGGACTGGGGCCGTATGTGGCCCTGGTGACCGATGGGCGTTTCAGCGGTGGCACCAAGGGCCTGATGATCGGGCATGTGGCCCCTGAGGCCCAGGTGGGCGGGCCCATCGCGCTGGTCGAGGAGGGCGACATCATCTCGATTGACTGCGACCGGGGTATCCTGAACCTGGAGGTCTCGGAAAAGGAGCTGGCCCGGCGGGCCAAAGCCTGGAAGCCCCCCAAGCCCCACTACAAAAGCGGGCTGTTTGCGCGCTACGCAGCGCTGGTGAGCAGTGCACGGGAGGGGGCGGTCTTATTGAAGCCCGAGTAA
- a CDS encoding Uma2 family endonuclease translates to MTTDRSTKKWSLQEYHRLGEAGLLQDGRYELLNGEIVEMSLVGIRHKDCVSRLMRVLGPRTAGVAQLESQQPLVVGGDEPVPDVFLLRPSPDFYEGRHFNVGDVLLLIEVAESTLKTDQEVKVPKYAQHGVPEVWVVDLGGDRVWVYRHPQGGVYTHIQAYGRGDVIRLVGLEGVELEVDEILGKTWF, encoded by the coding sequence ATGACCACCGACCGCAGTACCAAAAAGTGGAGCCTGCAGGAATACCACCGGCTGGGTGAGGCGGGGCTGTTGCAAGACGGGCGTTACGAGCTTTTGAATGGGGAGATCGTTGAGATGAGCCTGGTGGGCATTCGCCACAAGGACTGCGTAAGCAGGCTGATGCGGGTTCTGGGCCCACGTACGGCTGGGGTGGCCCAGCTCGAGAGCCAGCAGCCGTTGGTGGTGGGGGGCGATGAGCCGGTGCCGGACGTTTTCCTGCTGCGACCATCGCCGGACTTCTACGAGGGCCGCCATTTCAACGTAGGCGATGTGTTGTTGCTAATCGAGGTGGCCGAGTCTACCCTCAAGACCGATCAGGAAGTCAAAGTGCCCAAGTATGCCCAGCACGGCGTACCGGAGGTTTGGGTGGTGGATCTTGGCGGCGACCGCGTCTGGGTGTACCGCCACCCCCAGGGAGGGGTTTATACGCACATACAAGCCTACGGGCGCGGGGATGTTATCCGGCTCGTGGGGCTCGAGGGTGTCGAACTCGAGGTGGATGAAATTCTGGGAAAGACCTGGTTTTGA
- the leuB gene encoding 3-isopropylmalate dehydrogenase, producing MPKIALLPGDGIGPEVTYAAVEVLKAADQVYGLNLEFEAFPFGGNAIDAHGEPFPEITQKGCLEADAILLGAIGGPKWDGVPRHLRAETGLLALRKAHGLYANLRPAKVLPGLEGLSPLKPEIARGVDVLVIRELTGGIYFGEPRGMSEAEGWNTERYSKPEVERIARVAFEAARKRRNQVCSVDKANVLEVGEFWRKTVDEVHQHYPEVALEHQYVDAMAMHLVTRPSRFDVVVTGNIFGDILSDLASVLPGSLGLLPSASLGEKTPLFEPVHGSAPDIAGKGIANPTAAILSAAMLLTHALNRPEVARQIEGAVAAALTTNPTPDLGGQASTQSFTQQVIAALHRVAA from the coding sequence ATGCCCAAAATCGCACTGCTTCCCGGTGACGGCATTGGCCCCGAAGTAACCTATGCGGCGGTGGAGGTGCTCAAAGCCGCCGATCAGGTGTATGGTCTGAACCTCGAGTTCGAGGCTTTTCCCTTTGGCGGCAACGCCATAGACGCCCACGGCGAGCCCTTCCCCGAGATCACCCAGAAGGGCTGTCTGGAGGCCGACGCCATCCTGCTGGGGGCCATCGGCGGGCCCAAGTGGGATGGCGTGCCCCGCCACCTGCGGGCCGAGACTGGCCTGCTGGCTTTGCGCAAGGCCCACGGTCTGTATGCCAACCTGCGCCCGGCCAAGGTGCTGCCGGGGCTGGAAGGCCTCTCGCCCCTCAAGCCCGAGATCGCTCGAGGGGTGGATGTGCTGGTCATCCGTGAGCTGACCGGCGGCATCTACTTCGGCGAGCCGCGCGGCATGAGCGAGGCCGAGGGCTGGAACACCGAGCGCTACAGCAAGCCCGAGGTGGAGCGCATCGCCCGGGTGGCCTTCGAGGCGGCCCGCAAGCGGCGCAACCAGGTGTGCAGCGTGGACAAAGCCAACGTGCTCGAGGTTGGCGAGTTCTGGCGTAAGACCGTGGACGAGGTGCACCAGCACTACCCCGAGGTGGCCCTCGAGCACCAGTACGTGGACGCCATGGCCATGCACCTGGTCACCCGGCCCAGCCGGTTTGACGTGGTGGTGACCGGCAACATTTTTGGCGACATTTTGTCCGACCTGGCCAGCGTGCTGCCCGGCTCCCTGGGCCTCCTGCCCTCGGCCAGCCTGGGCGAAAAAACCCCCCTGTTCGAGCCCGTGCATGGTTCCGCGCCCGATATTGCCGGCAAGGGCATCGCCAACCCCACCGCGGCCATCCTTTCGGCGGCCATGCTGCTCACCCATGCGCTGAACCGGCCCGAGGTGGCCCGGCAGATCGAGGGGGCGGTGGCCGCGGCCCTGACCACCAACCCCACCCCCGATCTGGGCGGCCAGGCCAGCACCCAGTCCTTTACCCAGCAGGTGATTGCGGCCTTGCACAGAGTGGCCGCCTGA